A window of the Proteus terrae subsp. cibarius genome harbors these coding sequences:
- a CDS encoding Ail/Lom family outer membrane beta-barrel protein: protein MKRKLLSTLFITGLLATSSVYAQNDFKLEKTTLSAGYAQVKIAGQNPMHGGVFSIRQEINSQFGVLATATYAQNEYDLNKPVNTFFKDVNARYYSVMAGPTIRLNDFISVYGTAGMSQIQFKSQSSELKKLKKNAFSWGAGLIINPAEMVSISLGYENSRFKFKDADSKIILDGFVANIGYRF, encoded by the coding sequence ATGAAAAGAAAATTACTATCAACTTTATTTATAACTGGTTTATTAGCGACGTCTTCTGTTTATGCACAAAACGATTTTAAATTAGAGAAAACCACACTTTCAGCAGGTTATGCACAAGTCAAAATAGCAGGCCAAAACCCAATGCATGGGGGTGTTTTTTCTATCCGCCAAGAAATAAACTCACAATTTGGTGTTTTAGCAACAGCCACTTACGCTCAAAATGAATATGATCTGAATAAGCCAGTTAATACTTTCTTTAAAGACGTAAATGCACGTTATTACTCTGTTATGGCAGGTCCTACAATACGTTTAAATGATTTTATTAGTGTTTACGGCACAGCAGGTATGAGCCAAATTCAGTTTAAATCTCAAAGTTCAGAATTAAAGAAATTAAAGAAAAACGCATTTAGCTGGGGAGCAGGTTTAATCATTAACCCAGCTGAAATGGTTTCTATTTCTCTTGGATATGAAAATAGCCGTTTTAAATTTAAAGACGCCGATAGTAAAATTATTTTAGATGGCTTTGTTGCCAATATTGGTTATCGTTTTTAA
- a CDS encoding outer membrane beta-barrel protein produces MFLFSTSSLHVKNSDSNTLISAGCAYIKIKDLPTVNGINIKYQINPNTYKKTSLQFSGTMAQKALSHNGRLRYASLTMGPAYSLTPFVELYSIIGVSGVSYQTSENINKDHSSKSVSWGAGITLTSPQNITLTLGYEGNYFKMEGKSYPSKTFISSIGYRF; encoded by the coding sequence TTGTTTTTATTTTCCACCTCATCACTCCATGTAAAAAATAGTGATAGTAATACACTCATCTCTGCTGGCTGCGCTTATATTAAAATAAAAGATTTACCTACTGTGAACGGAATAAATATTAAATACCAAATTAATCCCAATACTTATAAAAAAACCTCTCTTCAATTTTCAGGAACGATGGCACAGAAAGCATTATCTCATAATGGCAGATTACGTTATGCATCACTTACAATGGGCCCAGCTTACTCATTAACACCTTTTGTTGAACTATACAGTATTATCGGGGTAAGTGGTGTGAGTTACCAAACATCAGAAAATATCAATAAAGATCATTCTTCTAAATCAGTAAGTTGGGGAGCAGGCATCACGTTAACATCACCACAAAATATTACACTTACTTTAGGCTATGAAGGCAATTATTTCAAAATGGAAGGAAAAAGCTATCCAAGCAAAACATTTATCTCCAGTATTGGTTATCGGTTTTGA